The following coding sequences lie in one Myxococcus xanthus genomic window:
- a CDS encoding Mpo1-like protein, translating to MLGDRSWEAWISEYSKSHTHAVNRLCHTVGIPMIAASVPLAAASPFVPRLWKVPAALFVVGWSFQFVGHAFERKPPEFLKDWRFLFVGLRWWAAKVAGKA from the coding sequence ATGCTCGGCGACCGTTCCTGGGAGGCGTGGATTTCGGAGTACTCGAAAAGCCACACCCATGCTGTCAACCGTCTGTGTCATACGGTGGGCATTCCGATGATTGCGGCCTCGGTCCCCCTGGCCGCCGCATCCCCGTTCGTCCCTCGCCTCTGGAAAGTGCCCGCCGCCCTCTTCGTCGTCGGGTGGAGCTTCCAGTTCGTGGGCCATGCCTTCGAGCGCAAGCCCCCTGAGTTCCTCAAGGACTGGCGCTTCCTCTTCGTGGGCCTGCGGTGGTGGGCCGCGAAAGTGGCGGGCAAGGCTTGA